A region from the Perca fluviatilis chromosome 16, GENO_Pfluv_1.0, whole genome shotgun sequence genome encodes:
- the ptrh2 gene encoding peptidyl-tRNA hydrolase 2, mitochondrial, whose amino-acid sequence MDLLYGPLSLGVVAGLGCGLLLGWHLRARLGPTSKSLMAAMGNGTGEASVMGEGGEFKMILVVRNDLKMGKGKVAAQCSHAAVAAYKQVQRRNPELLKQWEYCGQPKVVVKAPDEDTLIDLLGHAKEVGLPVSLIQDAGRTQIAPGSRTVLGIGPGPADLIDKVTGDLKLY is encoded by the coding sequence ATGGACTTGCTATACGGTCCATTGAGCCTGGGTGTAGTAGCAGGACTGGGCTGTGGGCTCTTGCTCGGTTGGCACCTTCGGGCTCGCTTGGGCCCGACCTCCAAAAGCCTGATGGCAGCGATGGGGAACGGCACTGGTGAAGCAAGTGTGATGGGCGAAGGGGGCGAGTTCAAGATGATACTAGTGGTCCGAAATGACCTGAAGATGGGTAAAGGGAAGGTGGCTGCCCAGTGCTCCCATGCTGCTGTAGCAGCTTACAAACAGGTTCAACGCAGGAACCCCGAGCTTCTCAAACAGTGGGAGTACTGCGGCCAGCCCAAGGTGGTGGTGAAGGCCCCTGATGAGGACACCCTGATTGATCTGCTGGGCCATGCCAAAGAAGTGGGGCTTCCCGTCAGCCTGATTCAGGATGCAGGAAGGACACAAATTGCGCCCGGATCCCGCACTGTGCTGGGTATCGGTCCAGGCCCAGCTGATCTGATCGATAAAGTCACTGGAGACTTGAAGCTCTATTAG